The Populus alba chromosome 6, ASM523922v2, whole genome shotgun sequence genome contains a region encoding:
- the LOC118048194 gene encoding F-box protein PP2-A15, translated as MGASLSNLTEGAGMGGPGLGDIPESCVACVFMYLTPPEICNLARLNRAFRGAASSDSVWENKLPSNYQDLLHILPPDRYLNFSKKDIFALLSRPLPFDDGHKEVWLDRVTGRVCMSISAKGMAITGIEDRRYWTWVPTEESRFHEVAYLQQIWWFEVDGVVKFPFPADIYTLYFRLHLGRFSKRLGRRVCNFDHTHGWDIKPVRFELSTSDGQQASCEFCLDETEQDEVNGNQKRGCWIDYKVGEFIVTDSEPATEVKFSMKQIDCTHSKGGLCVDSVFIIPSDLKARKRRGILK; from the exons ATGGGCGCCTCGTTATCGAACCTGACGGAGGGAGCGGGCATGGGTGGTCCTGGGCTGGGGGACATTCCGGAGAGCTGCGTGGCTTGTGTTTTCATGTATTTGACGCCTCCTGAGATTTGCAATCTGGCTCGATTGAACCGTGCTTTTCGAGGAGCCGCTTCTTCCGATTCCGTTTGGGAAAACAAGTTGCCTTCTAATTATCAGGATCTGCTCCATATCCTCCCTCCTGATAGATACCTCAATTTCTCCAAAAAAGACATCTTTGCCCTCCTCTCACGCCCTCTCCCTTTCGATGACGGCCATAAG GAGGTGTGGCTTGATAGAGTGACGGGAAGGGTTTGTATGTCGATATCGGCCAAAGGGATGGCAATTACGGGAATTGAAGACCGCAGATATTGGACTTGGGTTCCTACTGAAGAATCAAG ATTCCATGAGGTGGCCTATTTGCAACAAATATGGTGGTTTGAAGTGGATGGAGTTGTAAAGTTCCCTTTCCCCGCTGATATCTATACTCTATACTTCAGGCTTCACCTTGGAAGGTTTTCCAAACGACTGGGACGCCGTGTCTGCAATTTCGACCACACTCATGGTTGGGATATAAAGCCAGTACGGTTTGAGTTGTCTACCTCTGATGGTCAGCAAGCATCATGTGAGTTCTGTTTAGACGAGACTGAACAAGATGAAGTAAATGGCAACCAGAAGCGTGGATGCTGGATAGATTACAAGGTAGGTGAATTTATTGTGACAGACTCAGAACCTGCTACTGAGGTCAAATTTTCCATGAAACAGATTGATTGCACACATTCCAAAGGTGGGCTTTGTGTAGATTCTGTATTTATTATCCCCAGTGATCTGAAAGCCCGTAAACGAAGAGGGATTTTGAAGTAG